The window TCTGTTCCTTCCACGCCAACTATGTGGTCACTGAGGAGGGCGGCCTGACTCGCCTTTCTTCGGGCGGGTCGTGCGGCTGCACCCCGCGTCCGGCTTCCGAAGGGGCGGATGCGGCCAAGGCGTTCGTCAAGCGGCAGTGGGCCGCGCCGGACAAGCGGCTCCCCATGGCTTTCGACGGGGCGCAGGCCGGGACAACGTCCGGGGACGGCGAGCCTGCGGACGCCCTGGACGCCTTTATACGGCGGGCGGCCACCCATACGCTGGCCGTGTCGGCCATGGCTTTCCAGGACTGTTGGACCTTGGACCTCGAACGGCTCAAGGGATGCTGTATTCACGAAGTGTCGCCGGATGGGCGGCTTATCCCGTTCTGCGCCTACAATCTGACGTCCATGGACGGCGAGACGCTTTACAGGGGGAAGTGCCATGGATAGCGCCAATCTTGATCGCTGGCTGGCTGGCCGCATGGGGCGGGACACGATTCCGTCGGTACGCGAGTTGCGCGATTGGCAGTTGCGGCGGCTTCGGGATTTGGTGGATCACGCCAAAATCGGCAGTCCGTTTTACGCCCGTCATCTGAACGGAATTCGCGGCGCGGACCTGGATTCCCTTGAAGCTTTTTCCCGGCTGCCCGAGATAGGCCCGAAGGAGTTGCGTTCCGATCCCGATGCGTTGTTGAGCGTATCCCGCGACGACATAGAGAGGGTCGTCACTCTGTCCAGTTCCGGCACGACGGGGGAGCCCAAGCGGATTTTTCATACCGCCGACGATCTTGAGGCCACCACGGATTTCTTCGGTTGGGGCATGTCCAACATGGTCGGGCCTGGAGAAGCCGCGCTTATCCTTTTGCCCGGCGCGCGGCCCGGCGGAGTCGGGCGGTTGCTCGACGAGGCGTTGTCCCGCCACGGTTCGCGGGCCGTATCCCATGGCGAAATGACGGACGCTGATGCGGCCGTGAGCCAGTGCCTTGCCGAGAAGGCCTCTTGTATTGTCGGATCTCCGGCCCATGTGAACCTGTTCGCCCACGCCTGGACGGCGCGCGGTCTTCCGCGCGGGGTGATCCGGTCCGCACTGCTCTGTTGGGATGTGATTCCCGAGGCGGTTTGCTTGAACGTGGCCGAGCGGTTGGGTTGCGGAGTCTTTCGCCATTGGGGCATGATCGAGACCGGTCTGGGGGGCGCCGTGGAGTGCTCGCCCGGCTCGGGAATGCATCTGCGCGAAACCGACGTCTTCCTCGAGATTGTGGACCCGTATACGGGGCGGCTGCTTCCGGACGGCGAATTCGGCGATATGGTCGTGACCACGCCTCTGAAAATGGGGATGCCGCTCATTCGTTACCGCACCGGCGACGTGGGGCGCATTCTGCCCGGAGACTGCGGCTGCGGCAGTCCGCTGCGCAGATTGGACCCTCTGGTCCGGCGCAGGCGCGGGGGCGTGGTGTCCGCGTCCGGTATTTTGTCCCTTTGGGAACTGAATGAGGTTGTGTACGGCACACCGGGCGTGGCGGATTTTGCGGCCTGGTTGGATGGCGGCACCTTGCGGCTCGTGGTGTGCGGCAACGCCTCCTGCGAGGCCGTATCGCAGGCGCTCGGAACCCTGCCTGCCGTGGCCAATGGACTTGCGGCCGGGACGCTTCGGGTGGATATTGAAAACAAAAATGGCGTCGCGCCCGCCGTTCCAGGGCTAGACAAGCGGCGCATAGCGATAGGGAGCTGAGCAATGAAAGCGTTTGTGCGAGAAGTGGCCGGATTGGCGCGGGCCGGAGAGCCCTTTGTCCTGGCCACGGTGGTCGAGAGTTCCGGGTCCACGCCGAGGTCTTCCGGAGCGAAGATGGCCGTGCGCCGTGACGGGTCCATCATAGGCACCGTGGGCGGCGGCCTGGCCGAGGCCCGCGCTTGCCGGTCGGCCAGGGAGATGCTGGCCGGAAGGGTTTTAGACGGCCGGGCGCGGCTGATGTTCGTGGACATGACCCAGGAGCTGGCCGCCGACTCGGATATGATCTGCGGCGGCGGTCTGTCAATGTTTCTCGAAATGGCGTCGCCTGGCGGGGAGTGCGCCCGCGTGTATGCCGAGTTGGACGATATGTTGCGCAAGGGCGATGCCGCGACGCTCGAGACCCGTTTCCAGGGCGGCGAAACACCGCTCGTCATCGGGCATGACATCGTTTCCGGCAGGCCGGAAGGCGAGACGCCTGTCTTCAACCGGGACGGCGATCCCATGGTCCTGGCCGAGCCGTTCATTCCGCCCGCGCCGCTCTATATCTTCGGGGCGGGGCATGTTTCCCGATTCACCGCACGCGTGGCGGCCATGGTGGGCTTTCGCACCGTTGTGCTGGACGATCGTGAGGATTTCGCCAACCGGGAACGATTCCCCGAGGCCGACGAGGTGGTTGTATTGCGGTCCTTTGCCGGATGTTGCGACGTGTTCAGGGAAGACCCCGAGGCGTTCGTGGTCATAGTCACCCGGGGACACCTGCATGACCGCAATGTCCTGGCCGAGGCCCTGCGGACCCAGGCTCGCTATGTGGGGATGATCGGCAGCTCCACCAAGCGTAACAAGATTTACGCGTCCCTGTTGTCGGACGGTTTCGACCAGGCGGATATCGATCGTTGCCACAGTCCCATCGGGCTTCCCATCGGCGGGCAGACGCCGGAGGAAATCGCGGTCAGCATCGTGGGCGAGCTCATCAAGGTCCGGGCGGGAAAGGCATGATGGGCGGTCTCGCTGCAATCATTCCCGCTGCGGGGCTGTCCTCTCGCATGGGCCGTTTCAAGCCGCTCCTTCCCCTTGCCAACGGGACCGTTCTTTCGCGCTGCGTGACGCTTTTCAGGAAATGTGGCGTGGAACGAATCGTGACGGTCACGGGCAAGCGGGCCGACGAGGTGGCGGCCTGCGCCGCGGAAGCCGGGGCCGAGGCGGTTTTCAATCCGTCTTATGAACGGGGCATGTATTCCTCTGTTCTGACCGGCGTGCGTGCTCTGGGAACTGACGTGAGCGCCTTTTTCATGCTCCCGGCGGATATCCCCCTGGTCAGGCCCGAGACCGTGAAACGGCTCATCGACGACTTCGAGCGGTTGCGGCCGTCGGTGTTGTATCCCCGGTTTGCCGGGGAGCGGGGGCATCCTCCTCTCATTTCCGCTGATATCATTCCGGCCATTCTGGCTCATGACGGTTCCGGCGGACTCCGGGCGGTTCTCGACGGCGTCGAAGCGGACGCCCGTCATGTTGATGTGCCGGATTTCGGCGTGGTTCATGATCTGGACCGTCCCGAGGATTACGCGTTGGCCTTGGGCGTGGCGGGAATCGGATATCCCCTTGAGGACGAATGCCGCGAGTTGTTTCGGCTCCATGGGGTCTCCGATCATATCGCCGGGCACTGCCGGGCCGTGTCCAAGGTGGCCGTGGCTCTGTGCTGTCGGCTGAACGATCGGCAGGGGACTCCCCGGCTAGATCCGGGCCTTGTCCTGGGAGCGGCTCTGACTCATGATATCGGCAAGGGGACCAAGCGGCATGAGGCCGCCGGCGCGGAATTGCTGCGCGCCCATGGGTTTCCGGACGCCGCCGAGATCGTGGCCGCTCATTTCGACCTGACCCTCGCCTGGGACGCGCCTGTTAGCGAGAAGGAAGTCGTTTTCCTGGCCGACAAGCTGGTCCGGTGTCACGGACCGGTCCCTCTAGATCAGCGGTACCTGGAGAAGGTGGAAATGTACCGTCACGAAGCGGGCGCGGAAGAGGCCATATTGGGGCGTCTTGAACGCGCCCGGGCGGTCATGGCCCGTCTCGACAGGGAGTTGAATGACTCCTCTGAGCGCATAGCCCTGGAGGCCCTGTCGTGATCGTGCTCCTGCGTCACGGCCGAACGGCGGGCGGCGATGGGGTATGTGTCGGCAGGACACCTCTGCGACTTTCCGCTGAAGGCGAGGCGCAGGCGCGTGCGCTGGCCGAGGAGCTGGGCGCGGTTCCGTTCGCGCGGCTGTATTCCAGCCCCGCTGTTCGGGCGCGGGACACCCTCGGGCCGCTGGCGGAGAGGCTCGGGCTGCCCGTGGAGATATTGCCCGAGATGGACGAGATCGACATGGGCGCGTGGGACGGTTTGGCCTTCGATGATATCCGGAGACGTTTTCCGGAGGAATACGCGGTGCGGGGTAGCCGATTCGGCAGTTTTCGCGCGCCCGGCGGGGAGAGCTTCGAAGACGTGGCCCGTCGGGCCATGAACGTCTTGGAGGGATTGGCCGACGGGAAGCATCCCGTGCTGGTGGCGACTCACGCGGGCGTGATCCGGACTGTGCTTTGCCGCGTGACGGATCATCCTTTGGACGACCTGTTCCGGTTCAAACCTGGACACGCCCGGTGCACGGTGCTGCGCCGGGAAGGAAACGGTTTTGGCCTTGCGGCGGCCGATCTGGAAGCCGGGGCTATACGTGCTTTTTTTTGAGCGGCCTTTCGGGCCGTGGCCTATGTCCGTTTCTGGACGAATTTCGACGTGCTGGAATAGAAGATATTATAGACCAGGGTCAACAGGCAGGCGAAGACCGCCGAGCCGATGCCTATGGCCACGTTGTAGAAGGGGGGCGCGGTCAGCGCGAGCCGGATCAGCAGGGTGGCCAGCGCGAAACCGGAGTTGCGGAAGATAGCGCGGAATTCGGGCAGAAAACGTTGGGCGATGAGCACCAGCATGATGTCGCTGAAGATCAGCACCGTGTAGAAATTCTTGAAGAAGTGGAAGGGATGCTCGCCATTCAGCACGCGCAGGCCGTTCTGGATGCCCATACCCACGAAAATACCCAGCATGACCAGGGCCACCAGTTTCTTGGCGGCCACGAATTTGAACAGCGGTTCCCCTTTCTTGAGGGTTTCGTCCAGGTTGCCGCGCAGGAGCGAGTAAACTCCGAGCAGGCAGAAGATGACCACGGCTCCGCCGCCGTCCGAGATGATGATCCAAAGTTCCTGTTCATGCCCGGTGACCGTGATGGGTTCCGGGAAGTCTGCCAGCGCCTTGAAGGCGCTCCGCATCAGGATCAGCGCGAGGATTTCGAATTGTTTGCCCACGGCCTTGGAAATGGAGCAGGGCAGGGTGAATATGAGGCTGACGACTTCCAGGATCAGGACCAGGGTGAAGGCCAGGTTGATGGCCATGTAGTGGCTGGTGGGAATGATCTCCCCGAAATGACCGGGAATCCATCCCTGCCGCTTCATCTCTATGACGCCCAGGGCGAGAATGAAGACCACCACCAGAAATCCGGCTACGGCCCTCTGGGTGGAGTCCTTCTCCCAGTAATGGTGCAGGGGATCGAAGGCGAAGGTCGCCAAGTCGTATATCTTGTGCATGGGATGCTGCATGTCGCCTCCGCGGATGAACCCGTCAGTCGTGCGCCGTCAGGGACGCGGGTGCTGAATTATCAGGAGCGGCAGCCGATGTAAACAGGATGCATTCCTATTTAACTTAAATTTCAAAAAGCATCTCAAGATCATCGCGGGTCAGGCTCTTCAGGGCCGACTGGCCGGGAATAATGGCTTCCGCAACGTCCTTTTTCTGCTCCTGCAATTTGAGGATGCGCTCTTCCACGGTGTTCTGGCAGATCATCTTGTAGGCGAAGACCTGACGCTTCTGGCCGATACGGTGCGTGCGGTCCGTGGCCTGGTTTTCCACGGCCGGGTTCCACCACGGGTCGTAGTGGATGACGTAGTCCGCGGAGGTCAGGTTCAGGCCGGTGCCGCCCGCCTTCAGCGAAATGAGGAAGATGGGGATGTCCGGGTCCTCGTTGAAGCGGTCCACCTGTTCGAAGCGGTCCTTGGAGGAGCCGTCCAGGTAGGCGAAGGGAATTTCCCTGATTTGCAACCAGTTGCGGATGACATGGAGCATCTGCACGAACTGGGAGAAGACCAGCACCTTGTGGCCGCCTTCGATTATGTCCACCACCAGGTCCTTGAAGGCGTCGAACTTGCCGGAAGGCAGGTTGGTGGACACGCCGGGCATGTCGAGCTTGAGCAGGCGCGGGTGGCAGCATATCTGGCGGAGCTTGAGCAGGGCGTCCAGAATGGACATCTGGCTCTTGGCCATGCCCTTTTCGTCCACGTCCTTGAGCACCTGATCCTTGAGCTTTTTCGCCAGGGCGTTGTAGAGCTCGCGCTGTTCCTCCACCAATTCGCAATAGTGGGTGGTCTCGATCTTGGGCGGCAGGTCCTTGGCCACCTCCGCCTTGGTGCGGCGGAGGATGAACGGTTTGACCCTGGTGCGCAGGTATTCCAGCGTTTCCTCGTCGCCGTCCTTGATGGGCTTGACGATGCCGCGCTGGAAGGAGTGCTGGGAGCCGAGGAAACCGGGCATGAGAAATTCGAACAGGGACCAGAGCTCGAACAGGTTGTTTTCGATGGGCGTGCCCGACAGGCAGACGCGCAGGCCCGCGTCGAGCTTACGCACGGAACGGGCGGTGATGGTGTTCGGGTTCTTGATGTTCTGGGCTTCGTCCAGAATGACGCTGGCGTATTCGTATTTCAGCAACTCGTCCAGGTCCCGCCTAAGCAGGGCGTAGGTGGTGATGACCAGGTTGGAATCCTTGATGTGCTGGAAGAGGCCTTCGCGCTTGGCGCCGTAAATGGTCAGCCGTTTCAGGCCGGGCACGAACTTTTGCGCTTCGCGCTCCCAGTTGGGCAAAACCGAGGTGGGAACGATGATGAGGTTCGGCCCATCCACGCCGTTGTCCACCAGGGACTGGATGTAGGACAGGGTCTGGATGGTTTTGCCCAGTCCCATTTCATCGGCCAGGATGCCGCCGAAGCCGTATTCGCGCAGGAAGTTCAGATAGCTGAGACCCTGGACCTGATAGGGACGCAGGGTGGCCTGCAATTCCTTGGGCTGCGGGATTATTCTTATTTGTTCAAAATTATTGATCTTTTCACGCAGCTTTACGAAAAATTCGTCGGTCTGGGCCTGGGGCAGGTCTTCCAGGATCTTTTCGAGCACCGGGGCCTCGAACTGGTTGAACTGCTGTTTGGGGGCCTTCTCGGGGTCATAGCCCAGCGCCTTGAGCTTGTGGGCGAGTTTCTTCAGCCAAGACTCGGGCAGGCTGGTGTAGGAGCCGTCCTTGAGCTGGACGTACCGCTTGCCCTTGGTCCACGCCTCCCAAATAACCTCGATGGGAACGCGCTGTTCATCGTACTGCACGGCGAGTTCGAGGTTGAACCACTTGTCTTCCTCGTCGCTCTCCACTTCGGCCACGACCTGCGGTTGCGTGGTGCGGACCTTGTAGCGGGTCAGGTTCTGTTCGCCGTAAACCCGGTAGGCCTCCACAAGCTGGGGATAGTGGTCGAGCAGGAAGTTAATGGCTTCCTCCTGTTCCATGAACCAGATGTGGTTGTTCCTGGGTTGGAAATTCATGTCCTGCAACTCGCTCAAGAGACGGGCTTCCTCGTCCTGGGCACGGCGGATGAGATAGGACTTGCCTCCCTCGTGGTAGGAGCCGGTTTGCAGGTCCGGGTTGGGGCCGGGCATGATGAATTCGCCGTGCTCGTTGGAGTAGATGTTCTGAATCTTGAGCACGAGCAGGGAGCCTTCCTCGTCCAGGTAAAGCTTGGGATCGTAGTCGGCGTCCTGGAAGATGGGGCCGACGCGTTCGAGGAAGTCCTCCTGGCCGTAGAGGTCGCTGACGGGAATCTGGGTCCAGACGCGGTCGAGGAATTCGGACACGTCTGCATGGGGCACGATGGGCTTTTGCTCCACCATGGCCTGGACCAGCTTGGGCTCCAGCCCGGTCTGCACCGGATAGAAGGAATTCTTGTAGTAGACCCAGAGCGGCAGGCGGCCGTAAAAATATATTTCTTCCTCATCGGTGATGGGGAAGGGCATCTTGTCCTCGCGGGCGAGCAGAATCTCGAAGTTCAGGCCGTCCTCGCTCAGGGTGGGGGAGAGCTTGAGCTGCATGGTCTTGGATTCGATGGTAACCGGCTGATCGGTTTCGCGCAGATAGAGATAATACTCGTTCTTGATCGCCCTGAAGAACCAGGAGTGCAGACCCGCCGGAATTTCCACCTTGTGCCCCCAATAGTCGAGGTAGTGGCCGATTTGTTCGGCCACGCCGGGGAGGGCGGGAGAAGTGTCGCACCAGTCGGAGTTCTCTACGATCTGGGCCAGAGTGACTTCGTTTTGCACCTGGGAGATGCCGGATTTGTTCTGGCGGGCGCGGAAGAAGGCAACCTGGAGGCGGCCGAGTTCCGGATAGATGCGGTATATAAGGTAATGACGCCCGGCTTCGGGTTCGAGCTCGGTGGCGAAAAAGGGACGGAAGGTCTGTCGCCAGTCCGTGCGCGGCGTGGGCATCTCTCCGCCGGATTCGGTGTCCAGGGATTTGAGCAATTTGACCGCCGTGGCCGCCACGTGACGGCAGACCCCGGAAAAGGAGTCGGGACAATTGCAATAGAAATTGATGGTCCTGTCGGAGAGGTTCAAGCCGATTTCAGACGTATAGTTCTGGAAATCGTCCCCGTGCACCTGACCATCAATGTCCCAGTACTGTTCCCGTTTTTTGAGGTCCAGTTTGGCGACGCCGTTATCGGCCACGATTCCATGGGCGCTCTCCAAAATATAATCGGGTACGCTGTCGCCAATGAAATCCTGCAATATGGATTTGACTATCTGTTCTTCACCGCTGCTCATCGAAAATCTCGTGGAATCATCATCTGAATAAATTTGAACAGGACTTCTTACATATAACCCTGCTAATGGGCAAGCTGGATTTGTTCCCCCCTATGTCCATGTGGACTCTTGGCTTTTTGAACACGTTGGTCCATACTGGAAACATCAGCCACGCTCGCATAATTGTATGGGCCAACCAAAGTGCTTTTGCAAGGGAAAATGAGACTCGCGAAACTGATTGCCGCCCTTCTTTGTTTGTTATTCGCCGTCGGGTGTTCCGACGGAGGCCCTGCCACGCCCGTTCCTCCCGTGAATCCCACAGAGATTCCTTCCGTGCCCGAGGGCGGCGGCACGTTGGTGGAACCCATGCTCGGCGAGCCGAGCAACCTGATATCCATTCTGGCCACGGACTCCGCCTCGCACACAATCGCGGGGCAGGTGTATGTCAGCCTGCTTAAATACGACAAGGACATCAATCTGGTGCCCTATGCGGCCGAGTCTTATGAGGTTCTTGACGGCGGCAGGCGTCTCCGCTTCAAGCTGCGCGAGGACATTTACTGGACCGATGGGGTCCAACTGACCGCCGACGACGTGGAGTTCACCTACCGCTTGACCATCGATCCCAAGACGCCTACGGCCTATGCGGGCAATTTCAAGTTGGTCAAGGAGTTCCGCAAGACAGGGAAGTTCTCCTTCGAGGCGACCTACGAGCAACCTTTCGCCAAGGCGTTGGTCTCGTGGGCCACGGATATCCTGCCGAAGCATGTCCTCGAAGGGGAGAACCTGCTGGACACGAAGTACAGCCGCCAACCCGTCGGGGCGGGGCCGTATATGCTCAAGGAGTGGACCGCGGGCAGCCAGATCGTGCTTGAGGCCAACCCGACCTTCTTCGAAGGCAAGCCGTACATCGATTATCTCGTCTATCGCGTCATCCCGGACATGGGCACGCAGTTCCTGGAACTCAAGGCGGGCAATCTCGACACCATGGGGCTGGATTCTCTCCAATATCTCTATCAAACATCGGGGCCTGGCTGGGACGGCAGCTTCCGCAAGTTCAGCTTCCTTTCCTTCGGCTACACGTTCCTCGGCTTCAATTTCAAGCACCCGTTTTTCCAGGATGTGCGTGTGCGGCGGGCCATCGACTACGCCATTGACCGGCGGGAGCTCATCAAGGGAGTGCTCTACGGCATGGGCGAGGCGGCCAACGGGCCGTACAAGCCCGGCACCTGGCAGTACGACGATAACGTCAGGCCTCGTCCTTTCGACCCGGACAAGGCCAGGGCCCTGCTGGCCGAGGCAGGTTGGACGGATTCCGACGGCGACGGCTGGCTGGACAAGGACGGCAAGCGGTTCGCCTTTTCCATCATCACCAACCAGGGCAATTCCCTGCGGATCAAGACCGGGGTCATTCTCCAGCAGCGGCTCAAGGACGTCGGCATCCAGGTTTCCCTGCGCACGGTGGAGTGGGCGGCGTTCATCAAGGAGTTCGTTGACAAGGGCCGTTTCGACGCTATTATTTTGGGATGGAATATTCTACAGGACCCCGACATCTATAACGTGTGGCATTCCTCGATGGCCGTGGACGGGGGGCTCAATTTCACGCGCTACATCAATCCGGAGCTGGACGAGCTTCTCGAGCGCGGACGGCATCTGGTGCGGCAGGAGGAGCGCAAGCCCATCTACGACCGGGTGCAGGAAATCCTGCACGACGACGTTCCCTATTGTTTCCTCTACGTTCCCATGTCCCTGCCCATAGTCCAGGCCAGGATACAGAATATCGAGGCGGCCCCGGCCGGTATATCCTATAATTCCGAGAAGTGGTGGATACCACGCAGTCTGCAACACCAGCCGTAAGGCGGACGTACATACATGATTCGCATTAACGAAATCACCGACAAGGTGGCCTCATATATCAAGGACCCCGATCTGGATTTGATCCAGCGGGCCTACGTTTTTTCCGCACAAGCGCATGACGGCGTGGTGCGGCGATCCGGCGAGCCGTATATCTCCCATCCCATGAATGTCGCCTATCTTCTGGCCGACATGCAGCTCGATGAGGCTTCCGTGGCCGCCGGTCTCCTGCACGACACAGTGGAGGACACGGACACCACGGTCGATGAGATCGAGGAACTTTTCGGCTCGGATGTGGCCGACATCGTGGACGGCGTGACCAAGATCAGCCGCATGGAATTCGAGTCCAAGGCCGTGCAGCAGGCCGAGAACATCCGCAAGCTCATTCTGGCCATGGCCGAGGATATCCGCGTGCTCATGGTCAAGCTGGCCGACAGGCTGCACAACATGCGTACCCTGGAGTTCATGAAGCCGGTCAAGCAGCGGCTCATCGCCCGGGAGACCCAGGACATCTATGCGCCGCTGGCCAACCGGCTGGGCCTGCACAGGGTCAAGACCGAGCTTGAGGACCTTTGTCTGCGCTATCTGCGCCCCGACGTCTACGCCCAGCTTTCCGATGCCGTGCACGAGCACCGGGCCGCGGGCGAGCCGTATATCGACAAGGTTATCGACCTTATCAACGACATGCTCCGGAAGAACAAGATTCAGGGGCGGGTCTTCGGCCGGACCAAGCACCTGCATTCCATCCAGATCAAGATGGAGCAGCAGGGGCTGACCTTCGACGAAATTTACGACCTTATCGCCTTCCGGGTTATCGTTACCTCTTTGAAGGACTGCTACGCCGTGCTGGGCCTGATCCACGCGGCCTGGCGGCCCGTGCCGGGACG is drawn from Desulfovibrio sp. Fe33 and contains these coding sequences:
- a CDS encoding DVU_1553 family AMP-dependent CoA ligase, which gives rise to MDSANLDRWLAGRMGRDTIPSVRELRDWQLRRLRDLVDHAKIGSPFYARHLNGIRGADLDSLEAFSRLPEIGPKELRSDPDALLSVSRDDIERVVTLSSSGTTGEPKRIFHTADDLEATTDFFGWGMSNMVGPGEAALILLPGARPGGVGRLLDEALSRHGSRAVSHGEMTDADAAVSQCLAEKASCIVGSPAHVNLFAHAWTARGLPRGVIRSALLCWDVIPEAVCLNVAERLGCGVFRHWGMIETGLGGAVECSPGSGMHLRETDVFLEIVDPYTGRLLPDGEFGDMVVTTPLKMGMPLIRYRTGDVGRILPGDCGCGSPLRRLDPLVRRRRGGVVSASGILSLWELNEVVYGTPGVADFAAWLDGGTLRLVVCGNASCEAVSQALGTLPAVANGLAAGTLRVDIENKNGVAPAVPGLDKRRIAIGS
- a CDS encoding XdhC family protein, with the translated sequence MKAFVREVAGLARAGEPFVLATVVESSGSTPRSSGAKMAVRRDGSIIGTVGGGLAEARACRSAREMLAGRVLDGRARLMFVDMTQELAADSDMICGGGLSMFLEMASPGGECARVYAELDDMLRKGDAATLETRFQGGETPLVIGHDIVSGRPEGETPVFNRDGDPMVLAEPFIPPAPLYIFGAGHVSRFTARVAAMVGFRTVVLDDREDFANRERFPEADEVVVLRSFAGCCDVFREDPEAFVVIVTRGHLHDRNVLAEALRTQARYVGMIGSSTKRNKIYASLLSDGFDQADIDRCHSPIGLPIGGQTPEEIAVSIVGELIKVRAGKA
- a CDS encoding DVU_1551 family NTP transferase, giving the protein MGGLAAIIPAAGLSSRMGRFKPLLPLANGTVLSRCVTLFRKCGVERIVTVTGKRADEVAACAAEAGAEAVFNPSYERGMYSSVLTGVRALGTDVSAFFMLPADIPLVRPETVKRLIDDFERLRPSVLYPRFAGERGHPPLISADIIPAILAHDGSGGLRAVLDGVEADARHVDVPDFGVVHDLDRPEDYALALGVAGIGYPLEDECRELFRLHGVSDHIAGHCRAVSKVAVALCCRLNDRQGTPRLDPGLVLGAALTHDIGKGTKRHEAAGAELLRAHGFPDAAEIVAAHFDLTLAWDAPVSEKEVVFLADKLVRCHGPVPLDQRYLEKVEMYRHEAGAEEAILGRLERARAVMARLDRELNDSSERIALEALS
- a CDS encoding histidine phosphatase family protein, whose amino-acid sequence is MIVLLRHGRTAGGDGVCVGRTPLRLSAEGEAQARALAEELGAVPFARLYSSPAVRARDTLGPLAERLGLPVEILPEMDEIDMGAWDGLAFDDIRRRFPEEYAVRGSRFGSFRAPGGESFEDVARRAMNVLEGLADGKHPVLVATHAGVIRTVLCRVTDHPLDDLFRFKPGHARCTVLRREGNGFGLAAADLEAGAIRAFF
- a CDS encoding DEAD/DEAH box helicase; the protein is MSSGEEQIVKSILQDFIGDSVPDYILESAHGIVADNGVAKLDLKKREQYWDIDGQVHGDDFQNYTSEIGLNLSDRTINFYCNCPDSFSGVCRHVAATAVKLLKSLDTESGGEMPTPRTDWRQTFRPFFATELEPEAGRHYLIYRIYPELGRLQVAFFRARQNKSGISQVQNEVTLAQIVENSDWCDTSPALPGVAEQIGHYLDYWGHKVEIPAGLHSWFFRAIKNEYYLYLRETDQPVTIESKTMQLKLSPTLSEDGLNFEILLAREDKMPFPITDEEEIYFYGRLPLWVYYKNSFYPVQTGLEPKLVQAMVEQKPIVPHADVSEFLDRVWTQIPVSDLYGQEDFLERVGPIFQDADYDPKLYLDEEGSLLVLKIQNIYSNEHGEFIMPGPNPDLQTGSYHEGGKSYLIRRAQDEEARLLSELQDMNFQPRNNHIWFMEQEEAINFLLDHYPQLVEAYRVYGEQNLTRYKVRTTQPQVVAEVESDEEDKWFNLELAVQYDEQRVPIEVIWEAWTKGKRYVQLKDGSYTSLPESWLKKLAHKLKALGYDPEKAPKQQFNQFEAPVLEKILEDLPQAQTDEFFVKLREKINNFEQIRIIPQPKELQATLRPYQVQGLSYLNFLREYGFGGILADEMGLGKTIQTLSYIQSLVDNGVDGPNLIIVPTSVLPNWEREAQKFVPGLKRLTIYGAKREGLFQHIKDSNLVITTYALLRRDLDELLKYEYASVILDEAQNIKNPNTITARSVRKLDAGLRVCLSGTPIENNLFELWSLFEFLMPGFLGSQHSFQRGIVKPIKDGDEETLEYLRTRVKPFILRRTKAEVAKDLPPKIETTHYCELVEEQRELYNALAKKLKDQVLKDVDEKGMAKSQMSILDALLKLRQICCHPRLLKLDMPGVSTNLPSGKFDAFKDLVVDIIEGGHKVLVFSQFVQMLHVIRNWLQIREIPFAYLDGSSKDRFEQVDRFNEDPDIPIFLISLKAGGTGLNLTSADYVIHYDPWWNPAVENQATDRTHRIGQKRQVFAYKMICQNTVEERILKLQEQKKDVAEAIIPGQSALKSLTRDDLEMLFEI
- a CDS encoding peptide-binding protein; protein product: MRLAKLIAALLCLLFAVGCSDGGPATPVPPVNPTEIPSVPEGGGTLVEPMLGEPSNLISILATDSASHTIAGQVYVSLLKYDKDINLVPYAAESYEVLDGGRRLRFKLREDIYWTDGVQLTADDVEFTYRLTIDPKTPTAYAGNFKLVKEFRKTGKFSFEATYEQPFAKALVSWATDILPKHVLEGENLLDTKYSRQPVGAGPYMLKEWTAGSQIVLEANPTFFEGKPYIDYLVYRVIPDMGTQFLELKAGNLDTMGLDSLQYLYQTSGPGWDGSFRKFSFLSFGYTFLGFNFKHPFFQDVRVRRAIDYAIDRRELIKGVLYGMGEAANGPYKPGTWQYDDNVRPRPFDPDKARALLAEAGWTDSDGDGWLDKDGKRFAFSIITNQGNSLRIKTGVILQQRLKDVGIQVSLRTVEWAAFIKEFVDKGRFDAIILGWNILQDPDIYNVWHSSMAVDGGLNFTRYINPELDELLERGRHLVRQEERKPIYDRVQEILHDDVPYCFLYVPMSLPIVQARIQNIEAAPAGISYNSEKWWIPRSLQHQP